One part of the Solea solea chromosome 1, fSolSol10.1, whole genome shotgun sequence genome encodes these proteins:
- the klhl18 gene encoding kelch-like protein 18, with product MGDVLCEELEDLVHFSVHDLPARGYVVMEEIRRQGKLCDVTLKVGDHKFSAHRIVLAASIPYFHAMFTNDMVECKQDEILMQGMDPSALEALINFAYSGHVAIDQQNVQSLLIGSSFLQLQNVKDACCSFLQDRLHPKNCLGVRQFAETMMCTTLYDSASTFLHQHFVDVSLSEEFLGLRTEEVLELVGCDELNVETEEQVFEAVLAWVHHERVRRESLLPELLSKIRLPLCRPQFLSDRVQQDELVRCCHRCRDLVDEAKDFHLMPERRPHLPTFKTRQRCCTSISGLIYAVGGLNSSGDSLNVVEVLDPIGNIWERCQPMRTARSRVGVAVVNGLLYAIGGYDGQSRLSTVEVYNPETDSWTRVSSMNSQRSAMGTVVVDGHIYVCGGYDGKSSLNSVECYSPESDRWTVVTEMSASRSAAGVTVFDGRIFVSGGHDGLQIFNTVEYYNHHTNRWHPAAAMLNKRCRHGAAFLGSHMYVAGGYDGSGFLSGAEVFSSASGQWSLLVAMNTRRSRVSLVSTSGRLYAVGGYDGQSNLSSVEMYNTDTNRWTFMAPMVSHEGGVGVGCIPLQPA from the exons ATGGGAGACGTTCTCTGCGAAGAGCTCGAGGATTTGGTTCATTTCTCAGTGCACGACCTGCCGGCACGAGGCTATGTCGTCATGGAGGAGATCCGACGTCAGGGGAAGCTTTGTGACGTCACACTTAAG GTCGGTGATCACAAGTTCAGCGCTCACCGCATCGTGCTTGCCGCCTCCATCCCGTACTTTCACGCCATGTTTACCAATGACATGGTGGAGTGTAAACAAGATGAGATCCTGATGCAGGGGATGGACCCCAG TGCCCTGGAGGCTCTGATAAACTTTGCGTACAGCGGCCATGTTGCCATCGACCAGCAGAACGTTCAGTCTCTTCTGATTGGCTCGAGTTTCCTGCAGCTACAGAATGTTAAAGACGCCTGCTGCTCCTTCCTGCAGGACAG GTTACATCCCAAGAACTGTCTCGGCGTGCGTCAGTTCGCAGAGACCATGATGTGTACGACGCTCTACGACTCTGCGAGCACCTTCCTGCACCAGCACTTTGTCgatgtttctctctctgaagaATTTCTGGGTCTGAGGACGGAGGAAGTTCTGGAGCTGGTCGGCTGCGACGAGCTTAACGTGGAAACTGAGGAACAG GTGTTTGAGGCGGTGCTGGCGTGGGTACATCATGAGCGCGTGCGGCGTGAGTCTCTGCTGCCGGAGCTTCTGTCAAAGATCCGCCTCCCTCTGTGTCGTCCTCAGTTCCTGTCAGATCGCGTCCAGCAGGACGAACTTGTGCGCTGCTGCCACAGATGCAG AGATCTAGTGGACGAAGCCAAAGACTTCCACCTGATGCCAGAGCGCCGTCCTCACCTGCCCACCTTCAAAACCAGACAGAGGTGCTGCACATCCATCTCTGGACTCATCTACGCGGTGGGCGGACTCAACAGCTCAG GTGACTCGTTAAATGTGGTCGAAGTGTTGGATCCAATTGGGAACATTTGGGAACGCTGTCAGCCAATGAGGACAGCTCGCAGCAGAGTGGGCGTGGCTGTAGTTAATGGGCTGCTGTACGCTATTGGTGGGTATGACGGCCAGTCACGTTTGAGCACAGTGGAGGTCTACAATCCAGAGACAGACAGCTGGACGCGGGTATCAAGTATGAACAGCCAACGCAG CGCCATGGGAACTGTCGTTGTTGATGGACATATCTACGTCTGTGGCGGCTACGATGGGAAGTCCTCTCTGAACTCAGTGGAGTGTTATTCTCCAGAGAGTGACAG GTGGACAGTGGTGACAGAGATGAGTGCGAGCCGCAGCGCCGCAGGTGTGACGGTGTTTGATGGACGCATCTTTGTGTCGGGCGGCCATGATGGTTTACAGATCTTCAACACG GTGGAGTACTACAACCATCACACCAACCGTTGGCACCCCGCGGCAGCGATGCTGAACAAGCGCTGTCGTCATGGTGCCGCGTTTCTTGGCAGTCACATGTACGTGGCGGGAGGTTATGACGGGTCCGGCTTCCTGAGCGGTGCCGAGGTGTTCAGCTCAGCCTCGGGGCAGTGGAGCCTCCTGGTGGCCATGAACACGCGGCGCAGCAGGGTGTCGCTGGTGTCCACATCGGGTCGTCTTTATGCAGTGGGCGGATACGATGGACAGTCCAATCTCAGCTCCGTGGAAATGTACAACACCGACACCAACAGATGGACGTTCATGGCTCCCATGGTCAGCCATGAGGGCGGAGTCGGGGTTGGCTGCATCCCGCTGCAGCCCGCATAA
- the bfsp2 gene encoding phakinin, with protein sequence MSLSRHRSSSLRQSSTEHTPTASGGRFGSAATTGSVGTASTRGVFVASGLPVGGVSSLGTRVSRRALGISSVFLQGTRSSTTPVLTRIRDQAVGHGTAVGLNSCLMEYSDKVRALESLNQELQDQIRLSLDHKTDRATTWGQMRTEWKDIYRQVSEAILKNAHLMMQSENVQATAEDFKERYENEQPFRKEVEEEISSLYKVIDDANLMKEELQEQMENMREELRQQEQNHEQDVRVLYSQMSGHEVDQPDALITTSLDQILVHIRNHWEKMTERQRTETRDYQLCQEAESVSSRLSPVEQQLETLKAECHDTGCKIQSLQAETESVRALKRGLENSLSDARHWHDMELQNLGSVVAKLEVELADVHGEIEQQRRDYDTLLNNKQHLEQAIGIYHNIMDGEENRFHEAP encoded by the exons atgtctctctctcgtcaCCGCTCGTCCTCTCTGAGACAGTCGTCCACTGAGCATACGCCCACAGCCTCTGGGGGGAGGTTCGGTTCTGCTGCTACCACTGGTAGCGTAGGTACCGCCTCCACCCGCGGTGTGTTTGTGGCTTCAGGCCTGCCGGTGGGTGGAGTCTCCAGTCTGGGCACACGGGTCTCCCGGCGTGCTCTGGGCATCAGCAGCGTGTTCCTGCAGGGAACGCGCAGCAGCACCACCCCGGTTCTGACCCGGATCAGAGACCAGGCTGTGGGTCATGGAACTGCCGTCGGACTGAACAGCTGCCTGATGGAGTACAGCGACAAAGTGAGGGCACTAGAGAGTCTGAACCAAGAGCTGCAGGACCAGATCCGACTGAGTCTGGATCACAAGACTGACAGAGCTACAACCTGGGGACAAATGAGGACAGAGTGGAAAGACATCTACCGACAG GTCAGTGAAGCCATCCTGAAGAACGCCCATCTGATGATGCAGTCAGAGAACGTCCAGGCCACTGCCGAGGACTTTaaagagag GTACGAGAACGAACAGCCGTTCaggaaggaggtggaggaggagattaGCTCTCTGTACAAGGTCATTGATGACGCCAACCTGATGAAGGAGGAGCTCCAGGAGCAGATGGAGAACATGAGGGAGGAGCTACGCCAACAGGAGCAAAACCACgagcag gaTGTTCGTGTCCTCTACAGTCAGATGTCGGGACATGAGGTGGACCAACCTGACGCTCTCATCACGACCAGTCTGGACCAGATCCTGGTTCACATCCGGAACCACTGGGAGAAGATGACAGAACGTCAGCGAACCGAGACCAGAGACTACCAGCTGTGTCAG gagGCGGAGTCAGTGAGCAGCAGACTCAGTcctgtggagcagcagctggagacGTTGAAGGCTGAATGTCATGACACTGGCTGTAAGATCCAGAGTCTGCAGGCGGAGACTGAGTCCGTCAGAGCGCTG AAACGTGGCCTGGAGAACTCGCTCAGTGACGCTCGCCACTGGCACGATATGGAGCTGCAGAACCTGGGCTCAGTGGTGGCCAAGCTGGAGGTGGAGCTTGCTGACGTGCACGGAGAGATCGAACAGCAGCGCCGCGACTATGACACGTTGCTAAACAACAAGCAACATCTGGAGCAAGCCATCGGGATTTACCACAACATAATGGATGGGGAGGAGAACCGCTTCCATGAGGCGCCGTGA
- the ccr9a gene encoding C-C chemokine receptor type 9a translates to MDDIMNITTFTTEDPFYASMSPTTDDDDYDYQDLMCDRESVRAFRGWFEPPLFWIITLVGGAGNMAVVWIYLNFRGRLKTMSDVFLLNLAVADLLFLVSLPMWAEEALHGWNFGVILCKLNFAFYKVNLFSSMMLLTCISIDRYVVIVQTTKAQNSQLERRRCSRVVCAGVWLLALALAIPELVFATTKDVDSQQYCTLVFPHHEGNLTKILVLSLQVSMGFCIPFIIMVFCYSVIVTKLLRTRNFQKHKAMRVILVVVMVFIVSQLPYNVVLVMKATQASNMTMTDCKEMKRFDVVGQVLKSVAYTHACLNPFLYAFVGVRFRRDVLQLLRCCCRPPLVSKSPLSKTSRSPLNSTRASVMSDSDTSQAMSL, encoded by the exons ATGGATGACATCATGAACATCACAACATTCACCACTGAG GATCCGTTCTATGCGAGCATGTCACCGACGACAGATGACGATGACTACGACTACCAGGACCTGATGTGTGACCGTGAGTCTGTGCGGGCCTTTAGGGGTTGGTTCGAACCACCACTCTTCTGGATCATCACGTTGGTGGGCGGAGCTGGAAACATGGCAGTGGTCTGGATCTACCTGAACTTCCGAGGGCGACTGAAGACCATGTCAGACGTGTTCCTGCTAAACCTGGCAGTCGCTGACCTGCTCTTCCTGGTCAGTCTGCCGATGTGGGCGGAGGAGGCGCTGCATGGCTGGAACTTTGGCGTCATCCTCTGCAAGTTAAACTTTGCCTTCTACAAAGTGAACCTGTTCAGCAGCATGATGCTGCTCACCTGCATCAGCATCGACCGCTATGTCGTCATCGTACAGACCACCAAGGCACAAAACTCACAGCTGGAGCGCCGCCGCTGCAGCCGTGTGGTGTGTGCGGGGGTGTGGCTGCTGGCCCTGGCGCTCGCCATACCTGAGCTggtgtttgccaccaccaaaGATGTGGACTCACAGCAGTACTGCACGCTGGTGTTCCCCCATCATGAGGGCAACCTCACCAAGATCCTGGTGCTGTCTCTGCAGGTGAGCATGGGCTTCTGCATCCCCTTCATCATCATGGTCTTCTGCTACAGCGTCATCGTAACAAAGCTGCTCAGAACCCGAAACTTCCAGAAGCACAAGGCCATGCGCGTCAtcctggtggtggtgatggtgttcATCGTGTCACAGCTGCCCTACAATGTCGTGCTGGTGATGAAGGCGACACAGGCCTCCAACATGACAATGACAGACTGCAAAGAAATGAAGCGCTTCGACGTGGTGGGACAGGTGTTGAAGAGCGTGGCGTACACGCACGCCTGCCTCAACCCCTTCCTCTACGCTTTTGTTGGCGTGCGTTTCCGCCGCGATGTTCTGCAGCTGCtacgctgctgctgccggcCACCGCTGGTCAGCAAGAGTCCACTGAGTAAGACCAGCAGGAGTCCACTGAACTCCACCCGCGCCTCGGTGATGTCAGACAGTGACACTTCCCAGGCCATGTCCCTGTGA